In one Gossypium hirsutum isolate 1008001.06 chromosome D09, Gossypium_hirsutum_v2.1, whole genome shotgun sequence genomic region, the following are encoded:
- the LOC107908729 gene encoding embryonic protein DC-8, translating into MATRQEKERRAEAAARQAADDLRDINSGREYEERVVYQEELDRSSQQQQQRLPEESFAYKEEWGRETSPQQQQQRPGVIGTVLRAVQGTYEHAKEAVVGKSHEREGVYGGGGKTWGTTDEGDNAKEFAERAKDTTMEKAGEYKDYASEKAYQSADKAKQMKDTTKEKAAEYTDYAAQKAKETKNSAAQRTKETKDTVTGKASEYTDYAAQKAKDAKDTTAKKASEYTDYAAQQTKGAKDATTGKATEYKDYTAEKAKEARDTTAQKASEYTDYAAQKAKDAKDTTAQKASEYTGYAAQKTKDAKDATMGKATEYKDYTAQKAKEARDTTSQKASEYTDYAAQKAKDAKDAAIGKATEYKDYAAEKAKGAKDTTAQKASELTDYAAQKAKEAKDTTMEKATEYKDYAAEKAKEAKDVTAEKTKQGTEYATEKAKEGKDTTVSKIGELKDSAADAAKRAMDFLTGKTEETKQKTSETAQNTRETLSETTESARQKMEEMKLRGDEGRRKTYDDDVKRQGREGLSETIVIKVEESPAGAVDATVRSSDETFNDVGRVGEEGAIRDRSSKTKM; encoded by the exons ATGGCGACGAGGCAAGAGAAGGAGCGAAGAGCGGAGGCGGCGGCTAGACAAGCCGCGGATGATCTTAGGGATATTAACAGTGGAAGAGAATATGAAGAGAGAGTTGTTTATCAGGAGGAATTGGATCGATCGTCACAGCAACAACAACAAAGGTTGCCTGAAGAAAGTTTTGCGTATAAAGAGGAATGGGGAAGGGAAACTTCACCCCAGCAACAGCAACAGAGGCCTGGAGTTATTGGAACCGTGTTGAGGGCTGTGCAAGGTACTTACGAGCATGCAAAAGAAGCTGTGGTCGGTAAGAGCCATGAGAGGGAAGGAGTTTACGGAGGTGGAGGGAAGACATGGGGGACTACTGATGAAGGTGATAATGCGAAGGAGTTTGCTGAGAGGGCAAAGGACACTACCATGGAAAAGGCTGGTGAGTACAAAGACTATGCATCTGAGAAAGCATACCAGAGTGCTGATAAGGCCAAACAGATGAAGGATACTACGAAGGAAAAGGCTGCTGAATATACAGATTACGCCGCTCAGAAGGCAAAGGAGACGAAAAACTCAGCAGCCCAGCGGACAAAAGAAACCAAAGACACTGTAACAGGTAAAGCTTCTGAGTATACAGATTATGCTGCCCAGAAAGCTAAGGACGCAAAGGACACCACAGCAAAAAAGGCTTCCGAGTATACAGACTATGCAGCACAGCAAACTAAGGGTGCAAAGGATGCTACAACGGGGAAAGCGACTGAATATAAGGATTATACAGCCGAGAAAGCCAAGGAGGCAAGAGATACCACAGCCCAAAAGGCTTCTGAGTATACAGATTATGCTGCCCAGAAAGCTAAGGACGCAAAAGACACCACTGCACAGAAGGCTTCCGAGTATACAGGCTATGCAGCACAGAAAACTAAGGATGCAAAGGATGCTACAATGGGGAAAGCGACTGAATATAAGGATTATACAGCCCAGAAAGCCAAGGAGGCAAGAGATACTACATCCCAAAAGGCTTCTGAGTATACAGATTATGCAGCACAGAAAGCTAAGGATGCAAAGGATGCTGCAATTGGAAAAGCGACTGAATATAAGGACTATGCAGCTGAGAAAGCCAAGGGAGCAAAGGATACGACAGCGCAGAAGGCTTCCGAGTTGACAGACTACGCAGCGCAGAAAGCTAAGGAAGCAAAAGATACTACAATGGAAAAAGCGACCGAGTATAAAGACTATGCAGCTGAAAAAGCGAAGGAAGCGAAGGACGTGACAGCTGAGAAGACAAAACAGGGGACGGAATATGCAACGGAGAAAGCAAAGGAAGGTAAGGATACAACAGTTAGTAAGATTGGAGAATTGAAAGATTCAGCTGCAGACGCTGCTAAGAGAGCTATGGATTTCCTCACTGGGAAGACGGAAGAAACGAAGCAGAAGACATCCGAGACTGCACAGAACACCAGG GAAACATTGAGTGAAACGACGGAGTCAGCTAGACAGAAGATGGAAGAGATGAAGCTGAGAGGTGATGAAGGTAGAAGGAAGACTTACGATGATGATGTGAAACGCCAAGGTCGTGAAGGGCTTTCAGAGACGATAGTGATTAAGGTTGAAGAATCCCCGGCAGGAGCCGTTGATGCTACCGTGAGATCATCTGATGAAACATTCAATGATGTTGGGCGTGTTGGGGAGGAAGGCGCTATTCGTGATCGCTCCAGCAAAACCAAAATGTGA
- the LOC107907692 gene encoding putative homeobox-leucine zipper protein ATHB-51 — MKLSRELGLQPRQIVIWFQYRPAEWKARQLERLYDTLKHDYDVISREKQKLQDEASREQVVSTVDTKISGKETVESTSVPSSNKTTVAASPHVPIPECNYVFNLLTGGAKLPSYP, encoded by the exons ATGAAGCTTTCCAGGGAACTTGGACTCCAACCAAGGCAAATTGTTATCTGGTTCCAATACAGGCCTGCTGAATGGAAAGCTAGACAGCTTGAGCGCTTATATGATACCCTTAAACACGACTATGATGTTATTTCCAGGGAAAAACAGAAGCTTCAAGATGAG GCGTCAAGAGAGCAAGTCGTCTCCACAGTTGACACTAAAATCTCCGGTAAAGAGACCGTGGAAAGCACCTCAGTTCCCAGCTCTAACAAGACAACGGTAGCAGCAAGCCCGCATGTCCCAATCCCCGAATGCAACTACGTTTTCAATCTCCTTACTGGGGGTGCAAAACTGCCTTCTTATCCCTAA
- the LOC107908728 gene encoding 60S ribosomal protein L24, with protein sequence MVLKTELCRFSGAKIYPGKGIRFVRGDSQVFLFSNSKCKRYFHNRLKPSKLTWTAMYRKQHKKDIAQEAVKKRRRTAKKPYSRSIVGATLEVIQKKRSEKPEVRDAAREAALREIKERIKKTKDEKKAKKAEVAAKQQKTQGKGNLPKGGAPKGPKLGGGGGKR encoded by the exons ATGGTTCTCAA GACGGAGCTTTGCCGATTTAGTGGTGCCAAGATATACCCTGGGAAAGGCATCAGATTTGTTCGTGGTGATTCCCAG GTCTTCCTCTTTTCCAATTCAAAATGCAAGAGGTACTTCCACAACCGCCTGAAGCCATCAAAACTTACATGGACGGCCATGTACAGGAAGCAACACAAGAAG GACATTGCCCAAGAAGCTGTGAAGAAGAGGAGACGTACTGCAAAGAAGCCATACTCCAGATCCATTGTGGGTGCCACCTTAGAGGTTATCCAGAAGAAGAGGAGTGAGAAACCTGAAGTTCGTGATGCTGCCAGGGAAGCTGCTCTCCG AGAAATCAAGGAAAGGATCAAGAAGACTAAGGATGAAAAGAAGGCAAAGAAGGCAGAAGTAGCAGCGAAGCAACAGAAGACACAAGGCAAGGGTAACCTTCCAAAGGGTGGTGCACCCAAAGGTCCCAAgcttggtggtggtggtggaaaGCGATAA